aaatcggtttataacctgatatagccgccatataaaccgatcttgggtcttgacttcttgagcttctagagggcgcaattatcgtccgatttaagtgaaattttgcaagtggtgttttggtagcgcttccaacaactgtgctaagtatggtttgaatcataacctgatatagccgccatataaaccgatcttgggtcttgacttcttgaacttctagaggaagcagttgttgtccgatttggctgcaattttgcaagttgtgttttggtatcgcttccaacaactgtgctaagtatggtttaaatcggttcataacatgatatagccgccataaaaaccgatcttggatcttgacttctggagcctctagagggcgcaattcctatccgatttggctgaaattttgcatgacgtgttttgttatgactttcaacaactgtgcgaattatggtcaaaattggtatagaacctgttatagctgctatataaaccgatcttgcatcttgacttcttgagccgctagaggacgcaattcccatccgatttggcagaaattttgtgcaacggcttctcccatgaccttcaacaaacatGCCCAATAGGGTCtgtatcgatctatagcttgatacagcttccatataaaccgatctcccgattttgcttcttgagcccctacaaggcgcaattcttatccgaagggactgaaatattacacaatgacttctactatggtcttcaacattcaattcatttatggtccgcatcggattataactttatatatctccaatagcataaaaattcttatccattactctttgtttgcccaaaaagagataccgcgcaaagaactcgacaaatgtgatccatggtggagggtatataagattcggccctgccgaacttagcacgcttttatttgtttttatattatatCATAAGCAAATTATTTCGAATAAAGTACGAGGCCAAGGGTTACATCGACTTTTAAAAACGTTTTATTTAATCCAATATTAAAACAGAATAGTAGAGTCCACTCTGTGACGATTGTTGCCTTAACCGTCGACGTTGTACGGTTAAAGCAGCAATTGCTTTAAATATCAAATTAACCCTTGGCCTCGAGCCGAAAGTTTCAATAGAAATAATTTGATTTAATCACAAACAGGCCGAACAGCAAAAATTCTTAACTGGAATATTCCATAACTTTattcaactattgggttgccccaaaagtaattgcggatttttcatatagtcggcgttgacaaattttttcacagcttgtgactctgtaattgcattctttcttctgtcagttatcagctgttacttttagcttgctttaaaaaaaatggtaaaaaaatatatttgattaaaattaattttaaattttatttaaaatgtaaatactttcttttaaaaaatccgctattactttttgggcaagtttttggacatattttttttttttcatttatcctTTGAATTGGCTACTTTTCAAGTAAACCACTTGACCCCAAAACAAAACCCTTGCATATATCTTATTTTCCTGAAAAAAATGTAACTGCACTTGAAATTCGCCTTCCGGTACATATGTGGGGAAATCGTCTTCATTTTGATAATATCCGGTTAAAGTGTaattaaaattctaaaatttacaacaacaaaactgtTACAGCTGTATaaatgatcaaaaaaaaaaaggaaatacctTTTTAAGAGGACACCTGGGAAATTCATTTATGTAACGCATTATATTCTTTTTGAAAATGGCCAATAATTTATTCTTGTGCATGGTATCCATAAATTCGCAACCATTCAAGACCACATCAGCTAAAGTAAATGCTGGCGAATTTTTTCGccaaagttttatcacaactttTGTTTGAATCTCTTCGATGGTTTTGGCCAATTCGAGCCTTCCATCTATTAAATTCAGACGATGGCTATCATTGCGCAAGGAAAACTGGAAAAATCTAACACTAGAGGTATTGTGAAAGCTGGAACATTTGGTATATTCGATTTTATAGTTGCGCTAAGTTggagaaatgaaaaataaattatttgaattcatTCAGTGGGCTTGCTAAGAAATACTCACTTTGAGCTGTGCTCCCGGCAACCATAGAAATGCCCAGAATATTCCTATGCCTGCCAATAGTCCGCGATTTCGTAACATACTTGCTTAAAATTACGGACTTAAATACAAAATGACCGGATATAACTTTTTTATGTACCAGCATATGTATGACTTGTTATTATTAGGTATTTATGTTAATTGTAATTGGATAGTTAAATTCCATTTATCATTGTTGAATGCGTTTGTGGAGATGATATCataccagggacgtagccagaatTTAATTTTGAAGGGGGAACAcctcaaaaatgcaaattttgcccatgaacattccactaaggaacagtgacgaacttctcacatatcaatgagtgcagtccgatttttttaagctcaatgataaggggcctcctttttatagccgagtcctaacggcgtgccgcagtgcgacacctttttgtagagaagttttacatggcatagtacctctcaaatgttgccagcattaggagaggaaaaccaccgctgacaattttttctgatggtctcgccaggattcgaacccaggcgttcagcgtcataggcagacatgctaacctctgcgctacggtggggaACACcttacattttttcaaaatgtcaaaACTCTTCTGGTACCGTGAAATtggtaagttaggttaggttgaaaagagcttgcagatattaacccgccccattccgctatggacatacacctaagccagtaatcggcttgctgtgcgctctaaatacaaaccTCGGaatagaaaatctaagttaggaattccgtgctacttacaaaatccttaattgtgttCAATACCACtggcctaaattggttcatgtctagtattgtgtctccacctatgtgccggtatctgttagacgcgaaagccgggcaatgacgaaggaaatgctcaaacgtctcataatcttccccgcatgccctagacatgctatcacttgccacaccgattttacataagtgagctcgtagtcctatgtgtcccgttatgttaccaatagctatactgaccttcttacttctcacgatatggatcccgccatagggttttcgccgtcctaccgaccgtttcgctgttccacaatgttgcatgcgcattcgtcgccactGCTTTTAACTCATACTGtgtcgtcccgaaaggcttcgtgttaacgaagtttattgacggcagtcctctaggcttcaccgccaaatcgtctgccctttcatttccccttactccgttatggcccggtacccaaacgatgcggatttttgccatactcagagaaggcgtttatctccttcttacactgcaagactgttcgtgaccttaccgtcctggttgtcgTTGCCCTTATGAAAGTGTTACtgttggtaaatatgttcacattcgacgtcctcgcgttagcaccacatcacttcacgcattacgtgatcgcccggatctccgcctgcaggaccgtattatggtcaggcagtctaaaacagatctcattcgCTGGGGgtcaatatagacccccaggcccactttgtcctctagctttgatccatccgtgtaacatgattttccagatgggaatactagggttccgtctatccaagactgtgccgatggcagcagtgtctcgcaatcgatttcaaggttcatctcaggtatccgattgagaacctcttcccttcttcaAGGtttcctcgattataccgcgatggtatgaattgctcccatccttaatctattctcccatcgccttaagtctcatagccgcagtgactgccttacacttaatctgtgtgtcaatgagtcggatatctagaatagtctccagtgccctattggGCACTCCGcatatgccaaggcaacatgttccctgaacttgttgtatggtccttatgttgcactttttctccatagcagtccaccaaactaatgaggggtaagtaagtattggtctgttCACGCTCCTGTTAAACCTGtgaactattctcggattcaggccccatttcaagcatacggcccgtctacatagtgtccaacatccgtgagccttctcagtacgctcctgaatgtgacacttccaattcagtttcctgtccaagatcacacctaagtatttgaccttgtcagatattgaaatcgtcttattgaggaaacgtggtgcgttaaattgacccaccttcgtcttcttcgtgaacagacatatttcagtcttctctgggctaACATTGGGAGACCTCTGGGACTAACctagtcatatgtcatatgcttCTGCATAGTTCattcagatccttaccccttaaaagtattataacatggtctgcttagcagactggttcaaatccctccgcagtcagcatccgtaataggtcatttatggtggccacccataggtgaaattgataagtacacctcaaattttttattgaaaattatggtcGCTAGCCAGGCGCAGCagtagatttagtcaagaaggaaaatattccttctcgaccaatggcgcatgcttggataccaaggattcccgcagatcctgaatccatacttggaagactaaaagAATATTGGGAAGATTgttagattggatgaggctaatgattaccggagacatgcagtattcatactaaacttcggctgtctcgcagacctcaacaaatttgaaggagttgtatcctacggattcatcaagttgaaactgaaggtctatagaagcggtggggttggggaatcagaagacgactcagcagttgttgctgatcaCTTTCTTAAGGGAACTGATGACCACATCgcaaaagtctggcggattgcaggagactaaaaatccccttgccacaatcgagacgggaggggaaggcatcgaaacgggacccgacaagccctgtgtggttgggtcatccggttggaccgGGCTCAAGGCGTGTGCCAGCGGGGAAGGATGAAACTCAAAACGTACTTCGACagtagcagctagtgaagcgTCTTAGAGAGGAATCGTCCACAGTGAGCAAGTGTCCAGGGtactgaggaagagtggttccaccgctttctcacctgcccttgGATGcttacggaagctcatcattacaagatctaacgaatctcgggaggatgaactcctggcggaattaGAAGACTAGAtttacacaacagtggtggaagttctgaatcctgactatggtctgaTAAATCTCTACCATTGTAAGgctgcttcggcggcactaaaggtcctcctgatggcaggggaatTTGACATGGTTCTTATCCAATAACCATGGGTATGTGGTGGAATGGTTCgtagactaagaattccgggatttaaactactgaAGGAAACgggaaatgggagacacagagcctgtattcttacaaagagtagtctaaaggtttttcttcttccgtaactaagcactgaagattcagtagtagccagccttgaaatcaTTACTGGTTAGCTTCCTTATATACGGCAGAAGATTCAGAGATGccaccttcaaaccttaagttgctggttgaagctgcttctacAGGGAAAAAGATTGttatcctgactatggtccgacATCTGCTGATAAATCTCCACTATTGTAAGGCCACTTCGGCGGCATTAAAGTTcctcggaagatataagcgcaagaatatgcggatccaaaggatggcttttttgtgcatcacagccgcactgaggacgacaccatccgatgcactgaatttaatgtaacatattgttgttggttttgtagcagtttgttgtgatctatctttcgtctgcttgattctgttgagtgtcaagatccaggaactctgcgtctaagatggggtgcgtccacaggcaggtgacgtgtatcgtgcggcccctggttacaatcgggacatacatcgtgcacgtcggcatcaattcttgctccgtaggtgttgaggcggctgcatctgtcggaacgtaattgagccagatctACTCTAGTTTGCCGGGGGtgttcaatttcttcaggtgcaatgggaggcggtcgttctacaAGTACTACAttcaagtgacttgaggacctcgtttctacttttgactttatcgcaaattgctgtggcatggggggggggggggtaaagtgtaagagctgtcaaatgtgacgccaactATTCTGGGACACCTGATGGcgaaatcatttctccatcgaccatcatagtcagctcagtattcacctcacgcgtatttgtagtgaacaatgtggctaaagatttgggggcggatatcttcagattttttgcagcgaaatatgaggcaagttcgtttaGGTAGACGTTCACCCTATCGCATGgtgggggggcctgatgccatgatcgtacaatcgtccgcatataatacgatctctatgccgtctggagggggtggaatggaggaaaggtagaggttaaacagtgcaggAGATATCACTCCACCTtgaggaactccctgtttcactctacggtgcttcgacttctaatccctaaattccacaaatgactggcgaccacacagataattcacgACCCAGCGATTCAAGCCTGGCTGgtgggacgtgttggcgatgtcctcaaatagtttggcatggctgaacgtgtcgaatgccttcgataggtccagtgccaaaAGGACCGTCCTATCTCATGGCctcaacgaatcccatcacgctcgtttgCGAGTACCATTGTCTATGCCGGGAATTGGgctgcacttggggtattcgaccggctggtgtaGAGCGAGTGGCTGCCGATTTataatgtctcggaatttcctctcggcagcTAGCACATCTgcatgctacatctaatgcctctgttGTGACTAGGCACAACGCGACCACTGCCGtgcgctttttgataaaaattgattTGGATTGATTGGAACTactatatccctggtaatagtagttacatagacttctatacggaaaGAACAACTGGTCATCTAGCTTGGAACCAGCTAGGTGTAGCCAGGGGTGTACTCTCAAAATCtataactggtcatatcgaaaagttacCCGAGCACTACAGTgtgcatcaagcggagatccttgcaattaaggaagtggtgtaatggctaagatttaacgtcataacgacgattggcataaatatcttctcagacagccaaacagccattaaatcccttgtTATGACTGACCAAATTTAGCAAAGTGACTTTtactttgcccaaaaagtaattgcggatttttcatatggtcggtgttgacaaattttttcatagcttgtgactctgcaattgcattctttcttctgtcagttatcagctgttaacttgttttaacttgctttaaaaaaagtgtaaaaaaagtatatttgatcaaagttcattctaagttttattaaaatgcatttactttcttttaaaaaatccgcaattactttttgggcaacccaataccaagtatggtctgattcggtctatatcctgacattacccccatataaatcgatctcccgaatatacttcttgagctcttagattACGCAATTCATACCCATTTCGACCTTCAACATTCCTACCAAATGTAGTCAGAATCAATCCACAACCTGACATAGCGCCCAAATAACCtattctcgatttgactttgttcaaaaaaattgacaaatgcgatccatggtggagggtatgtaagattcatcccggccgcttttacttgattattTCAATGCAATCTCGTCTTATCTCAAATGACCATGAattgtattttaaataattttggcacagaaataatatttaattttctgcTTATCTTAATTATACCATAAAAACTATTTTAACCGAAATTACATTTAAACGACCAATTTATGATGATTgctaaataaatcaaatttcgtGGAGtaataccaacactaataagcgggtccaagccctggcagagttcttgaataccaaCGACCTAATACCacttaataggattagggaggaggtattggatgtgacgatatgttcggaaaatcgaatcgatgaggttcaggattagaGTGTCTCTATGGAAcgctctttctctgaccatcgctacattagattTAGAATATCACGGCCAGCCCCGGATCCAATAAGCTTccataataagttgaaaactaactggacaaaattcggaaggctactcagaagaagtcttggccaagataatttagattgtccaagacaTTGATGATTAGTGCGCCCCgctagccgagttggtagcgtgctaggattaccagtgcaggggtcgtgggttcgattcccgccagaagccttggtctgtcgctactgtggtatcacaatggactaaaaattgtctaagtgagcaTGTAAAGGACTGaaactcttacctaacctaagacATTGAGGAAAATGTCAGCAGGATTGCGACTGCACTGGTGAGGtcattcgaagatagttgtcctcttcgggagaggaaatcagcccaagaaaaaccttggatgaccggggagatgcgaaatattgggaaagagctccgcagactttttaacagagcacgtcgtaaaaaaacggaagtttatagggatgtgtattacacaaggctcaaggaatacaataagattaccagagcaacaaaacgtgcctcccagaagcttttctgcgaacaggtcgaaagCGTtaccgccaagataaaaaatttctctcaaaaacctatgtccaaactgaaactttagataacgacatgggaatgagaacagagacaatggaggacatgttgaagcttttgatgaaaactcattttccCAGGATACGACGGGCCTCAccgagacaccggaatcttgtaAAAATGCTGTTGATCGAAGGTCTataattacagaatttatggaaaaggaatcattgaggagcatcaaaccatttaagttacCACGACCTGATGGaaaatttccggcgttactacaaaaagagGCCGACTGTCAGGCGCTCCACCTGACTAATATTTTCagagcgtgcctgggacttacatatactccgaaagcctggcaggaggcaaggttggtatttatacccaagccaggCAAGTCAAGTTATTCTATaccaaaggcctatagacccataAGTCTCTCgtcatttctactcaaaaccatggaacgtattgtgaacacCAAGATAAAGAGAAGGATTTTAACCCACCTGATATGTAGATGATGTTATaaaacttctaaggggtaaagatccgaaccagctatgcataaggaccgaaagggtcttgtatatggcatatgactgggatagacccagaggtctcaatgttaacccagagaagactgaaatatgcctgttcacgaggaagaaagggtcttgcatatggcatatgactgggttagacccagaggtctcaatgttaacccagagaagacggaAACAcacctgttcacgagaaagacgaaggtgggccaatttaacgcaccatgtttgctcaataagacgatttcgatatctgacaaggtcaaatacttaggtgtgatctaggacatgaaactgaattggaaatgccacattcaggagcgaacTGAGATGGCTCACAGACTTTGGGCTCTAtttagacgggccataggctcaaaatggggcctgaatccgagaatggtctaatggctctacaggagcgtgattagaccaatacttacttacgcctcagtagtttggtgcactgctatgaagaaaacgtgcaacataaggaccatacaccaggttcagagaatatgttgtctcgGCATAGGTGGCGGCGTTGTGGACCACGTCCAATAGAACACTGAAgtttattttagatatccgacccattgacatacaaattaagtgtgaggcaaccactgcgactatgagatttaaggcgatgggagaatgaactGAGGATGGGAGAAGCGCATTTCATCGcggtatagtcgaggcgacgaaatgaaaccaggaaggaaggaaagaggtttccgatcggatacctgagacgacacttgagttcgagtgcaaggcactgctgccatcggcatagtcttggattgacggaaccctagtattgccatctagaagatcatgttaatcgtctacattgagaacgcaagaactgagatttgttttagactgcctgaccataatacgatcctgcaggaggagatccgggcgatcacggaatgcgtaaggtggtgtggtgctaacgtgagaacgtcgaatgtgaacatcttaacggacagtaaacatgccataagggcaataacaaccaggacagtgtaagaaggagattaacgccttctcttagGATGGCACAATGCGCATCGATtgcgtgccgggccataacggcaataacaaccaggacgctaaggtcacgaacagtcttgcagtgtaaaaaggagattaacgccttctctggggatggcatgatccgcatcgtttgggtgccggcccatGACCGAGTAAGGGcaatgaaagggtagacgatttggcggtgaaggccagaggaccgaaacttggttaacccgaagcctttcgggtcgacgcagtccgagttaaggacgtgggctACGAATGATTATGCAACCCTATGGAGcaacgaaacggtcgataggacagCGGAAATCCTATGGAGTTACCCTGAAGAtgaggatattactgaaagtaagtaagaaggaggtcagtatagctattggcatcaaaacgggacacatgggactacaagcctcaattatgtaaaatcggtgctgcaagtgatagcatgagtagggcatgcaaggaagatgatgagaccgtggagtatttcctttgccattgtccggctttctcgtctaacagataccagaacttaggtggggacacaataccagacatgagccaacttaggggcgtgtcatggaaaacaattaaggattttgtaagtagcacggaattcctaacttagattttctttttcgagtttactttttttttaatattcagagcgcacaacaaaccaatTACCTGCtgagatgtatgtccatagtgacatggggcggattaacatccgcaccctttTTAATATCTATCGccataggatcggggtatacaaatctggtcattccgtttctaacacctagaaatattgatctaggacccataaagaatatatattcatgatcgtctcgatattctgagtcgaactggccatgtccgtccgtccgtctgtcgaaatcacgatagcgatagctaaagctagccgcttgaaatttggcacagacatctTCATTTGGTCAACTTTGTTATCATGCTTTTACATCTAATTAACCTTTACTATTTAAAATCAGGTTGATCACTTTTAAGTGTAGTGTGTCAAAGATTCTTCCCTTTCAAACTAATACATTAGTTTCAACTTAATTTAATTCCACATATGTACATGCATAAATAAGTCTTAAATGACATTGATTCCCATTAAGGCAATTCCAAAGGGGAACCTATAGTCAgacgaaacaacaacaaaaaaatgaatttaactTCCTTCATCAGAAATTGGTATCAATTTAAACCATCCACAATCTCGGGGCCAGACAGACAGCATTCCATACAATTCGCTATAACTCaagacttttttttattaaaaaaaatgtatttgagtttttagaaatttgttCCATTTCCTATAGAATAATTCTCTGGAATAGTAAACAAAACGCAAAACatttggagagagagagagagagaaagagagagttaAAACAACCAACCTCCATTAATTTGTTGTCAATTtcagctgaatttttttttttttttgtataacgtAATGCATGTCCGTCTTTCTCTTCGGCCCTCTGTATTTATATGTTTGCATTAATTTGTCTAAACCAAAGGCAGTTGTTTGCCTACTATTACTTTCCTTGTCTTGGGGGATTGGTTTCAATTTCTTGCAAATTATTTTCCTGCTGACAGGGATATTTTCTACATTTGCTGTAAGTGAAGAGAGAATATGAGAGAGTGAGGTGGGCACTTGCATATTCATATgtgcatgtatgtgtgtatgtatgtgggtTTTGCATAAACTGCTgcatattaaaattaa
The genomic region above belongs to Stomoxys calcitrans chromosome 5, idStoCalc2.1, whole genome shotgun sequence and contains:
- the LOC106085168 gene encoding uncharacterized protein LOC106085168 yields the protein MLRNRGLLAGIGIFWAFLWLPGAQLKRNYKIEYTKCSSFHNTSSVRFFQFSLRNDSHRLNLIDGRLELAKTIEEIQTKVVIKLWRKNSPAFTLADVVLNGCEFMDTMHKNKLLAIFKKNIMRYINEFPRCPLKKNFNYTLTGYYQNEDDFPTYVPEGEFQVQLHFFQENKIYARVLFWGQVVYLKSSQFKG